Proteins co-encoded in one Dyella japonica A8 genomic window:
- the pip gene encoding prolyl aminopeptidase, with protein MRELYPEIEPYRTHRLRVDDIHELYIEECGHPDGLPVVFLHGGPGAGLSAYHRRFFDPTRYRIVLFDQRGAGKSTPHAELRDNTTWHLVADIEAIREYFGIERWVVFGGSWGSTLALAYAQKHPERVLGLVLRGIFLGRPDELRWFNELDGGARFIFPERWERYLAHIPEDERHDMVEAYWRRLDSDDPSVRVDAAIAWGNWEGGSTTLVHDPDEPGNFEDPHAAVSVARAEAHYFRHRIFLEPDQLLRDIHRIRRIPATIVHGRYDIICPVKTAHDLASAWPEAAFHIVLAGHSAADPAIVDVLVSATDALADRYA; from the coding sequence ATGCGCGAGCTATACCCCGAGATCGAGCCCTATCGCACCCATCGACTGCGCGTGGACGACATCCACGAGCTGTACATCGAAGAGTGCGGCCATCCCGACGGCCTGCCCGTGGTGTTCCTGCATGGCGGCCCCGGCGCGGGGCTTTCCGCGTATCACCGTCGCTTCTTCGACCCCACGCGTTACCGCATCGTGCTGTTCGATCAGCGTGGCGCAGGCAAATCCACGCCGCACGCCGAGCTGCGCGACAACACCACCTGGCATCTGGTCGCCGACATCGAGGCGATCCGCGAGTACTTCGGCATCGAGCGCTGGGTGGTGTTCGGCGGTTCGTGGGGGTCCACGCTGGCGCTGGCCTATGCGCAGAAGCATCCCGAGCGGGTGCTTGGGCTGGTGTTGCGCGGCATCTTTCTCGGCCGGCCGGATGAGCTGCGCTGGTTCAATGAACTCGATGGCGGCGCACGCTTCATCTTTCCCGAGCGCTGGGAGCGCTATCTTGCGCACATCCCCGAGGACGAACGTCACGACATGGTGGAAGCGTACTGGCGTCGCCTCGACAGCGACGACCCTTCCGTCCGCGTCGATGCGGCCATCGCGTGGGGCAACTGGGAAGGCGGCAGCACGACACTGGTGCACGACCCGGACGAGCCGGGCAACTTCGAGGACCCGCACGCTGCCGTGAGCGTGGCGCGCGCCGAGGCGCACTACTTCCGCCACCGCATCTTCCTGGAACCCGATCAGCTGCTGCGCGATATCCACCGCATCCGCCGCATTCCCGCCACCATCGTGCATGGCCGCTACGACATCATCTGCCCGGTGAAGACGGCGCATGACCTCGCCTCGGCATGGCCGGAGGCCGCCTTCCATATCGTGCTGGCCGGTCACAGCGCGGCGGACCCCGCCATTGTCGATGTGCTGGTGAGCGCCACCGACGCGCTGGCCGATCGCTACGCCTGA